The DNA region CGTTGTATCTATCAGCTGACCAAGACACGAGGAGCGTGACTACGTATGCCGCTGCGTATGGAGGCACAGTCATCAACTGAGCTCTCAAGTCTGCGAACTGGAATTAATCAGCTTGGAATCAACCTGAAGCGACTGGCAACTTACCCCAAGGCCTGCAGTGATTGATGGTGTAAACAAAGACAGACTTGAGAATGGTGCTGAAATGCCAAAGTAGATCTATAGTTATGCGAATTAGCAACGCGCGATGACAGCTGGGAAAGACAAGCACCCACCAGGTAGTGGCACCATAGTCTCCATTCCAGGAGCGTCGACTTGGCATCTTCCCAGGTCATGGATTTACTGCTTCCGTGTGACCCTTGTTCAGCCAACCTGGCAGCTGCCAgatccttctcttccagggaAAGCCACTTGGCTGTCTCAGGATAGTCAGGGAGGCAAAACCACACCAATGCCGCCGATACGACTGAAGGGGCACCTTCGAGGATAAAtagccatcgccaaccagACAACCCGCCAACTTGGTTCATATGGCCAACACCATATGCGATGGCGCCACCAAATGCACCAGCAAGGGTTGCTGAAGCAAGAATTGTCGCAACACGGAGGGATCTTTCTTCAGGGCGATACCAGAAAGTCAAGTAGTATACCAAGCCTGGGAATAAACCTGAGCTGACTTATTAGActtgagatgagatgaaatTGGCGTGATACTTGCCTGCTTCGAAAACGCCAAGCAAAAATCGCATAGCTGTGACAGAACCGTAGTTGTGGGCAGCGCCAAGACACATAGTGATGGTGCCCCAAGAGAACATGAGGAACGAGATCCATCGGCTTGGCTTCATGCGCTTGAGAAAGTAGTTGGAGGGCACCTCGAAGAGCGCGTAGGCAATTAGAAACACCATGAGGGCGATGGTGTAGTCCAAGTTGGACATGCCGGTTTCGGAGAGAAGGTCATGCTTGGTTGAGGAGTTCAGAACCTTGGCATTGCCAATGTTGGAACGGTCGAGATAGCAGAGCAAGTATATACCCGCTGCCAAGGGGATGATGCGTGCATCTTGCTTGCGCAGAAGCAAGCTCTGCAGCTTCGGGTCGATGGCGGTGGCGTTCTCTGGGCCGCCATCGGAGCCATGCTAAAGCGGAGATTAGAACCAAATGGCTTGGGTGGCCTGACCAAGAGCTTGGTGTTACCTTTTCGACCGCTGCTAGGTCATCAGCTATATCGACGCGAGTGTCGATGTTGGTTGTGGAAGGCATCTTGATGACTATGCTGACAGGTCCTGAGATGAAAGATGAAAGAAATTGCAACAGTCAAGTcgagagaaggaaaaggaacCGGGACAAAACCTTTCCTCACCATGTAACCGAGATATTCCCCGCACCTTTACACTGGGGTGCTGATCCTCCATCCCCACATCCCCATGGAGGAGTGCTCGGCGCCGGAGACCGACGCCGAGATCTGAATATTGAGTAGAAATAGACCGAAATTTGTGTGAAAGGATAAGTAGCTCGTGCGATTATAAATGAAGTCCATCTGAGACGCTAAATATGTGTTGACTTGACTGAGCTGGACACTCTTGTCAGTGTGCGAGTAGCTCACCCTTGCAGTAGCGAGATGAGTTCCTCTCGATGTGGAGCGGATAAACGAAACAGTCAAGCAGGTAATGGCGATAGACATGAATTTATATCTTCTTATTCTGATTGGATGGTTTAGTTTAAGCCTCGGGATCCTTTATGTGCTTACGGGCCGCTACTTAACTACAGTCTCTGATGCTATGGCGTGTCGCCCATTTTCTCAACTGTGTGCTGATCCATCTAGCATTCCTAGAATTTCCCCTTTAATCTGTTTCCAAAAAGAAGACTATCTTCTTTGACAAAACTATATCTATTCATGTCAACCAAGGGTGACCAACTGAGATCCCAGCGTCGGGCCGTAGGCATTCACCCTGTGTGTAGAagtctctctctctgcaGTATTTGGATCTGATTGGCCGTCCTCTGAGAATTAACACTATTATATGCATCCTTCTCCTTAATAATGACATTTAACTATGCACAATATGCTCACCCTTTCGCTCTCCGGCTGTCTTAACCTTGGAAGAGAGGGCGCCGTGAAGGGGCGCCAGAGAACATCAAGAGAAAAGCCGGGCGAAGTGTAAGACACCATAGATTTATCCTCTCAAAATCTCTTTGTGTAGCGATTTGATACTTTTTcgcagggccttggcgacATTAGCGATGTGTTCAAGTTCAAAGATCTGGCAACGCAACGGGGTTTCCATGAGGGCCTGGAACACCAGGCTGTAGTGTTTCACGGTAACACTTGAATGCTCATATGTGTTAGAATTTTTATTCTGAGATACTGTGAGCGTTCGATGTCCCTTCTAtagacatgatgaagatcgACAACAATGGACCTGCAAGAATGGTGGCATGAGTTTCCTCGTTGTTTCCGACCACTTGATTAGGACAGTTCTTTAAGAGTTTTATCAATGTAAGATGATAAAAAACTACGCATATATCAGAACAAAGCAACAGCGCGATAATATTTCTATTAAGCGGACAAATAACCAGTGCCCCTGATGAGCGGTATAATGCCGCATTTGATCTTTAGTGATTGCACCCTACCTCCTTGGCCGCTGCAACAGGGAGCTGATTTCATGAATTGACGAATATCAACACAGGTGTCTCGCTAAATCTCGGCCTCATACACTATCTGGTCACGCACGATGAGGAATGGTCAAGACAAGCGTGAGCACCAAATTCTACCGCTTCAACGAGACCTTTGAGCTCGTCTTGGCTGACATTGAAGACGAAAACTTTTCACATTTCGACTGCTCCTGGGACGTTCACCGAAGAAAACGAGTAAACTAGCCTTAAACAGAGGCCCTGTCGGGTCGATCATTTACTACGCTCGCTGACCGACTCGACGGACCAATTACACGACGTTCAATAAGCACGAGGCCTATCAGTTTCACATGCAACATCATACATCCCGAGCCAAACTACTCAAAATGTAGAACAAGAGCACGGCAAATGTCCTGAAGAGGAAGGTTACCGAAACTAAGCCAGGACGCCGGATACACGGCACTCAATGTGCTTGAGACGATGCAGAGTCTGATTTGCATATAACTCTCAAGCCCAGTCCGCGAGATGAAGCTGAATCAGTAAATGCAGAGTTGACACTACAAAATGGTTTCTTACAATTGCATCGCAACCTTTTCAATCTTGATAGGGACAGCTCTATCAAAGGCCAGCCTTCCACCCATACCCTCAGATTCGTCGACGCCAGTCCAGCAACGTCTGTCTCTAGATGGGCCGAACAGTAAGTCACCTAACCACGCTGCTTGGACCTATGCTAACAAGTGTTTAAAGGTGTTACGATAGGATGGAATACATATTCCAAGCAAAGCAACCCCTGCGTTAAATATGGCACTTCAAGAGAGCTGCTTAACCAGGAGGCTTGCTCGGATACTTCAATCACCTATCCTACCTCTCGCACCTGGGCCAATGCAGTAAAGCTCACTGGTCTAAAGCCAGCAACAACCTACTACTACAAGATCACCTCGACAAATTCCTCTGTTGATGAGTTTTTCAGCCCTCGAACGGCCGGAGACAAGACTTCGTTCtccatcaacgccatcattGACCTGGGTGTTtatggccaagatggattCACGATCAACATGGACCAGTCCAAACGAGACGTGATTCCCAACATACAACCTTCACTGAATCACACGACGATTGGTCGTCTTGCGTCTACGGCCGACGACTATGAGTTTATCATCCATCCAGGTGATTTGGCCTATGCCGACGACTGGTTCCTGAAGCCAAAGAACTTGCTTCATGGAGAGCAGGCTTATCAAGCCATCCTTGAGGAATTCTACAACCAACTTGCGCCCATCGCTGGTCGAAAGCACTACATGGTCAGCCCTGGAAATCATGAGGCAGCCTGCGAAGAAGTGCCATTGCTGAATCTTCTTTGTCCAGAGGGCCAGAAGAACTTTACCGACTTCATGAACAGATTCGGTCGCACGATGCCTCAAGCATTTGTATCGACATCATCAGATGACACTGCGAGAGTCAATGCAAACAAGGCAAAGCAGCTTGCCAACCCACCCTTCTGGTTCTCTTTTGAGTATGGCATGGTCCATGTAGTCATGATCGACACCGAGACAGACTTTCCTGACGCCCCCGATGCACCTGGAGGATCCGCCAATCTCAACAGCGGGCCTTTCGGCAGTCCGAATCAGCAGCTTCAGTTTCTCGAGGCGGATCTCGCCTCTGTTGACCGAGAGGTCACTCCCTGGGTTGTTGTCGCGGGACATCGACCATGGTACACAACGGGCGATGAAGGATGCCAGCCGTGCCAAAAAGCATTCGAGAGCATTTTCTACAAGTACGGCGTGGATCTCGGCGTGTTCGGACACGTGCACAACTCCCAAAGGTTTTATCCTGCATATAACGGAACCCTGGACTCTTCGGGAATGAACAATCCAAAGGCACCCATGTACATTGTTGCTGGAGGCGCGGGAAACATTGAAGGCTTGAGTAGTGTTGGAAAGAAAACGCCCTTGAATGCATTCGCATATGCAGACGACTTTAGTTATGCCACGATTCGGTTTGTGGATGCTCAGAAGCTGCAGGTTGACTTCATCCGCTCCTCAACTGGCGAGGTGTTGGATCGGTCGCAGCTTATCAAGTCTCATAAGGAGCGTTTTGTCAGACAGAGCTGAGGGTCGATGGACAGCTTAGGGGTCTTGTGGCTGCACAAAATAGAGTATCTCATTGAGCCGAGATATGAAAGAATGCATAAGTCTTGAGAGGGCGTTTTGTGTGCCAGACACGCTTTGAGTGTGTGGCTTATCACGTGACCACCTGACGTGTGTGCTTTTCAACCCGTGTCTCCTTTCGTGATTGAGCAATTCGCCAAATGGCAGCAGGCCAAACTGCATGACCAACACCCTGTCCCAAGTATTCGATCCTGATATACCACTTGTCAGTAAACTTCCCAATGCGAGGCCTGTTCCAATGACCCCAGGTGCTAATAG from Fusarium keratoplasticum isolate Fu6.1 chromosome 12, whole genome shotgun sequence includes:
- a CDS encoding MFS domain-containing protein; its protein translation is MPSTTNIDTRVDIADDLAAVEKHGSDGGPENATAIDPKLQSLLLRKQDARIIPLAAGIYLLCYLDRSNIGNAKVLNSSTKHDLLSETGMSNLDYTIALMVFLIAYALFEVPSNYFLKRMKPSRWISFLMFSWGTITMCLGAAHNYGSVTAMRFLLGVFEAGLFPGLVYYLTFWYRPEERSLRVATILASATLAGAFGGAIAYGVGHMNQVGGLSGWRWLFILEGAPSVVSAALVWFCLPDYPETAKWLSLEEKDLAAARLAEQGSHGSSKSMTWEDAKSTLLEWRLWCHYLIYFGISAPFSSLSLFTPSITAGLGFADLRAQLMTVPPYAAAYVVTLLVSWSADRYNARALHSAAFSLIGAVGFIASAVLPAHSYSASTSQFSIPRYGCLIVAACGSFACIPPLLGWLSSNLQSTAAIGLAIALNISMGAPGQIVGVWIYKAEEAKKGYPTGHWTNAGLLLFVSAGCIVMHFYYVWRNRRWGVGDPIFKY
- a CDS encoding Purple acid phosphatase — translated: MVSYNCIATFSILIGTALSKASLPPIPSDSSTPVQQRLSLDGPNSVTIGWNTYSKQSNPCVKYGTSRELLNQEACSDTSITYPTSRTWANAVKLTGLKPATTYYYKITSTNSSVDEFFSPRTAGDKTSFSINAIIDLGVYGQDGFTINMDQSKRDVIPNIQPSLNHTTIGRLASTADDYEFIIHPGDLAYADDWFLKPKNLLHGEQAYQAILEEFYNQLAPIAGRKHYMVSPGNHEAACEEVPLLNLLCPEGQKNFTDFMNRFGRTMPQAFVSTSSDDTARVNANKAKQLANPPFWFSFEYGMVHVVMIDTETDFPDAPDAPGGSANLNSGPFGSPNQQLQFLEADLASVDREVTPWVVVAGHRPWYTTGDEGCQPCQKAFESIFYKYGVDLGVFGHVHNSQRFYPAYNGTLDSSGMNNPKAPMYIVAGGAGNIEGLSSVGKKTPLNAFAYADDFSYATIRFVDAQKLQVDFIRSSTGEVLDRSQLIKSHKERFVRQS